The following are encoded together in the Halopiger aswanensis genome:
- a CDS encoding tetratricopeptide repeat protein, with product MGTNEWNAQRLFEIVFFTGVVLHELSHAVVCRAFDVEYRMRLTFLDANAGRSHLLFPQVVTSTVMAVLISISPFSLIAPALLVTMLVGIALEFGSMAGTILALILVVQGIGICLSAVPSESDLEALFVQCTVFDGRLWWLSVVGINTVQFSGLFLWLIVTYGYVVGSGWSAPPLDTVIMVIGATGFSILIGLGPDIDMEAIYRAEVDLRSQYAGLCWYQNNDEEANRQFLRTIDIVEKHGIEHTTVYTSYAGLLFERGQTEAATDYCQHAIEIDPECVPSHITYAGILVRQERYDEAERHCKRALELTIDEDIERVYHRAKAHVNYAEVLREQGRFDEAEDHCHRGLEMNPDEAHAHASYAELCAERGQISDAERRYERALELGPETAVIRAGYAEFLADHGDDRAAEHQFQRALELNPDCKPATDGYATFLEDRGRSEEAQRYADRTDSTHGADSADVAVRHENTVDSRG from the coding sequence ATGGGGACGAACGAGTGGAACGCGCAACGACTCTTTGAAATCGTATTTTTCACCGGTGTCGTACTTCACGAACTCTCCCACGCAGTCGTTTGTCGAGCCTTTGACGTCGAGTATCGAATGCGGTTGACGTTTCTAGATGCCAACGCGGGACGGTCGCATCTGCTCTTCCCGCAAGTCGTCACGTCAACGGTGATGGCAGTTCTTATCAGCATTTCACCGTTCAGTCTCATCGCACCGGCGCTTTTGGTGACGATGCTGGTCGGTATCGCGCTCGAATTCGGATCGATGGCTGGTACCATCCTTGCGCTGATTCTAGTCGTTCAAGGGATCGGAATCTGTCTGAGTGCGGTCCCGTCGGAGTCCGATCTGGAAGCCCTATTCGTCCAGTGTACCGTCTTCGATGGCCGACTCTGGTGGCTTTCGGTCGTCGGAATCAATACCGTTCAGTTTTCGGGACTATTCCTGTGGCTCATCGTTACATACGGATACGTAGTCGGTAGTGGATGGTCAGCGCCGCCGCTCGACACGGTAATCATGGTTATCGGAGCTACTGGGTTCTCTATTCTCATTGGACTCGGACCTGATATCGATATGGAAGCGATCTACCGCGCAGAAGTCGATCTTCGGAGCCAGTATGCTGGGCTCTGTTGGTACCAGAATAACGACGAGGAAGCGAACCGTCAGTTCCTCCGTACAATTGACATTGTTGAGAAACACGGCATCGAACATACGACAGTCTACACGTCATACGCTGGTCTTCTCTTCGAACGCGGGCAAACCGAAGCGGCCACGGACTATTGTCAGCACGCAATTGAAATTGATCCGGAGTGCGTCCCTTCTCACATTACTTACGCAGGCATCCTCGTCCGTCAGGAGCGTTATGACGAGGCTGAGCGCCACTGTAAACGGGCCCTCGAACTGACTATCGATGAGGATATTGAGCGGGTCTATCACAGAGCGAAGGCACACGTCAACTACGCAGAAGTGCTCCGCGAGCAAGGCCGATTCGACGAGGCCGAGGATCATTGCCACCGCGGCCTCGAGATGAATCCGGACGAAGCACACGCCCACGCCAGTTACGCTGAACTCTGTGCAGAGCGCGGGCAGATTTCCGATGCAGAGCGCCGGTACGAACGGGCACTCGAGTTGGGGCCGGAGACAGCGGTCATTCGGGCAGGGTACGCCGAATTCCTCGCCGATCACGGCGACGATAGAGCCGCTGAGCATCAGTTCCAGCGGGCGCTCGAACTAAATCCCGACTGTAAGCCGGCGACCGACGGCTACGCGACGTTCCTCGAAGATCGCGGCCGGTCCGAGGAGGCACAACGGTACGCCGACCGAACCGATAGTACTCACGGTGCCGATAGTGCTGACGTGGCAGTACGTCACGAGAATACGGTCGATTCCCGGGGGTGA
- a CDS encoding SDR family oxidoreductase, protein MVQPTKPLEEQVIVITGASSGIGLATARTAADRGARVVLAARSEDALQEATEEITAAGGDAEYVVADVSDRDDVRELAQVAEETYGGFDTWINGAAVSIYGTLEDVPVEDMREQFDVNVWGLLYGSLEAVGHFKESGGGRLINIGSIVSDRAVILQGSYSASKHAVKGFTDALRMELEEEDAPVSVTLVKPSAIDTPFAEHAKNYMNEAAKLPAPVYAPETAARTILHAAEAPDPEREITVGGGGKNMTVLGRTASGVMDTIMETLFVDLQQKDAPPSDRNGLDEPTDDLEERGGYEGYVADSSLYTRLRQRRNVPSTVVAGLAATALYAGYKILRR, encoded by the coding sequence ATGGTTCAGCCAACGAAACCCCTCGAAGAGCAGGTGATCGTCATCACCGGTGCATCGTCAGGAATCGGTCTCGCAACCGCACGCACGGCCGCCGACCGCGGCGCGCGAGTCGTCCTCGCAGCCCGGAGCGAAGACGCGCTGCAGGAGGCGACCGAAGAAATCACCGCTGCGGGCGGCGACGCCGAGTACGTCGTCGCCGACGTGAGCGACCGCGACGACGTCCGTGAACTCGCGCAGGTCGCCGAGGAAACCTACGGCGGCTTCGACACGTGGATCAACGGCGCCGCCGTCTCCATCTACGGCACACTCGAGGACGTCCCCGTCGAGGACATGCGCGAGCAGTTCGACGTCAACGTCTGGGGACTGTTGTACGGCTCGCTCGAGGCCGTCGGCCACTTCAAGGAAAGTGGCGGCGGGCGACTCATCAACATCGGGAGCATCGTCTCCGATCGAGCGGTCATCCTGCAGGGCAGCTATTCGGCCTCCAAACACGCCGTCAAGGGCTTTACCGACGCGCTCCGGATGGAACTCGAGGAAGAAGATGCCCCGGTTTCGGTGACGCTGGTCAAACCGAGCGCGATCGATACCCCGTTTGCGGAGCACGCGAAAAACTACATGAACGAGGCAGCGAAACTCCCCGCGCCCGTCTACGCGCCCGAGACCGCCGCGCGAACGATTCTCCACGCGGCCGAAGCGCCCGATCCCGAGCGCGAGATCACCGTCGGCGGGGGCGGCAAGAACATGACCGTGCTCGGGCGGACCGCCTCAGGAGTGATGGATACGATCATGGAAACGCTGTTCGTCGACCTCCAGCAGAAGGACGCGCCGCCGAGCGACCGCAACGGGCTGGACGAGCCGACCGACGACCTCGAAGAACGCGGCGGGTACGAGGGCTACGTCGCCGACTCGAGTCTGTACACGCGGCTCCGCCAGCGACGTAATGTGCCGTCGACCGTCGTCGCCGGTCTCGCCGCGACGGCGCTGTATGCGGGTTATAAGATACTCCGTCGGTAG
- a CDS encoding helix-turn-helix transcriptional regulator, which produces MTRPGPVGVLIVVLVLTVSAVGSGPILLAGATTGFGPEPGSDSVLESSADTGPATGSAVAGTDSSGTTHTLESSPPAATVGTADPATVSPFTVSVEDFDKTTFEITVHENGSATWTFSYEQQLGQGDNDTSEESFETFAEEFEGSETELYTLFTEQAQAMVESGTELTGREMAATNFNRSARIDGPLNPVGVVEMSFRWDGFAATEDGEVIVGDVFQNLYLTADQSMVIAAGDGLTFQHVEPEGDYTYQYDSRSSDTELEEAESVRWRGEREFFDGRPRVVFDRTAASGGVLSSVPDAGPSLPVVTAGLAVLLAVGGAVWYRRRDGSGADGGSSETPAAAVSNSSRERTGTDAATPTGAADSEHPAPSATSAATAPAGSSSDAADSAAGSGSRTDPLSDEELLTDEDRVVKLIRENGGRMKQVNIVEETGWSKSKVSMLLSDMEDEGLISKLRVGRENIISLDGFEPEATKSPFDE; this is translated from the coding sequence ATGACCCGGCCGGGCCCCGTTGGAGTGCTCATCGTCGTTCTGGTCCTTACTGTCTCGGCCGTCGGAAGCGGGCCGATACTGCTCGCCGGTGCGACGACCGGATTCGGCCCCGAGCCCGGCTCCGACTCCGTACTCGAGTCGAGCGCGGACACTGGGCCCGCTACCGGAAGCGCTGTCGCCGGCACCGACAGTAGCGGCACGACTCACACCCTCGAGTCGTCGCCACCGGCGGCGACAGTTGGAACAGCAGATCCTGCCACAGTCAGCCCGTTTACGGTGAGCGTCGAGGATTTCGACAAGACGACGTTCGAGATTACCGTCCACGAGAACGGCTCGGCGACGTGGACGTTCAGCTACGAGCAACAGCTCGGCCAAGGTGACAACGATACGTCGGAGGAGAGCTTCGAGACGTTCGCCGAGGAGTTCGAAGGGTCGGAAACCGAACTCTACACGCTCTTTACCGAGCAGGCCCAGGCGATGGTCGAGTCCGGCACCGAACTCACCGGCCGGGAGATGGCGGCGACGAACTTCAATCGCTCCGCGCGGATCGACGGCCCGCTCAATCCGGTAGGCGTCGTCGAAATGTCGTTTCGCTGGGACGGGTTCGCGGCCACCGAGGATGGCGAGGTCATCGTCGGCGACGTCTTCCAAAATCTCTACCTGACTGCCGACCAGTCCATGGTCATCGCCGCCGGCGACGGCCTCACCTTCCAACACGTCGAACCCGAAGGCGACTACACCTACCAGTACGACAGCCGTAGCTCGGACACCGAACTCGAGGAAGCCGAATCGGTGCGCTGGCGCGGCGAGCGGGAGTTTTTCGACGGCCGGCCGCGGGTCGTCTTCGATCGAACTGCCGCCAGCGGCGGCGTCCTGTCATCGGTACCGGATGCAGGCCCGTCGCTGCCGGTCGTTACGGCCGGCCTCGCCGTGCTACTGGCTGTCGGCGGCGCCGTCTGGTATCGGCGCCGCGACGGTTCGGGTGCTGACGGCGGCTCGAGTGAGACGCCTGCAGCAGCGGTCAGCAATTCTTCCCGGGAACGGACCGGGACCGACGCGGCCACCCCGACGGGTGCAGCCGACTCGGAGCACCCCGCTCCGTCGGCTACATCGGCGGCCACAGCCCCAGCGGGCTCGAGCAGCGACGCTGCCGATTCCGCGGCTGGGTCCGGTTCTCGAACGGACCCGCTCTCCGACGAGGAACTCCTCACCGACGAGGACCGCGTCGTCAAACTCATCCGCGAGAACGGCGGCCGCATGAAGCAGGTCAACATCGTCGAGGAAACCGGCTGGTCCAAGTCCAAGGTGAGCATGCTCCTCTCGGACATGGAAGACGAGGGCCTCATCAGCAAGCTCCGCGTCGGCCGCGAGAACATTATTAGCCTCGACGGGTTCGAACCCGAAGCGACGAAGTCGCCGTTCGACGAGTAG
- a CDS encoding 4Fe-4S ferredoxin N-terminal domain-containing protein: MSPRDEDTSDDGFHPLGEAAEEEFEKMLEDTEYDAELGMEMAKDAMRVTKGELSDEAFYDRYHEDVMDEFGEDSRPMAEEIEAKREEQSPFERTLSRFGLGDESRRDMMKKMGAGAGIFGFGAWSATSDGADAEPNVAAQNESGNESGNESEGGEGEGHGGDETQWGMAIDLESCDGCLSCVVACNAEHNWDEGANWMYVLAYEDGTVESPEPDDFESTRDFNYIVRPCQHCTDAPCEKVCPTTARHTRDQGGLVLTDYDVCIGCRYCQVACPYGVNYFQWDEPNVDAEEMSEEMMYDQRDRWVSGRGPRGVMQKCVFDPARQDGQMGEDLVGTTACEQACPPGAIQFGDMNDPESDPQQYIEDIPLARARNQATDDNEEVQEAIAILEGEQEPADEEGGDGMTEEEASQLLRAEFGDTDSSYRLLEEYDTHPNVLYIGNEPGSEAEQVPGPVSYEEVGMVDNRHDVLEEETVDGGLEL; this comes from the coding sequence ATGAGTCCTCGCGACGAGGACACAAGCGACGACGGGTTCCATCCACTCGGCGAAGCGGCCGAAGAAGAATTCGAGAAGATGCTCGAGGACACCGAGTACGACGCCGAACTCGGGATGGAGATGGCGAAAGACGCCATGCGGGTGACGAAGGGAGAACTCAGCGACGAGGCGTTCTACGATCGGTATCACGAGGACGTGATGGACGAGTTCGGCGAGGACTCCCGTCCGATGGCCGAGGAAATCGAAGCGAAGCGCGAGGAGCAGAGTCCGTTCGAGCGGACGCTCTCACGGTTTGGTCTCGGTGACGAATCCCGGCGCGATATGATGAAGAAGATGGGCGCCGGCGCCGGCATCTTCGGCTTCGGCGCGTGGAGCGCGACCAGCGACGGCGCCGACGCGGAGCCCAACGTGGCCGCTCAAAACGAGAGCGGTAACGAAAGCGGAAACGAGAGCGAGGGTGGCGAGGGAGAGGGCCACGGCGGCGACGAAACCCAGTGGGGCATGGCCATCGACCTCGAGTCCTGCGACGGCTGTCTCTCCTGTGTCGTCGCGTGCAACGCCGAGCACAACTGGGACGAGGGCGCCAACTGGATGTACGTGCTGGCCTACGAGGACGGGACCGTCGAATCCCCGGAGCCGGACGACTTCGAGTCGACGCGCGATTTCAACTACATCGTCCGGCCGTGCCAGCACTGCACCGACGCACCCTGTGAGAAGGTCTGTCCGACGACGGCGCGCCACACGCGAGATCAGGGCGGGCTCGTCCTGACCGACTACGACGTCTGTATCGGCTGCCGGTACTGCCAGGTCGCCTGTCCCTACGGCGTCAACTACTTCCAGTGGGACGAGCCGAACGTCGATGCCGAGGAGATGAGCGAGGAGATGATGTACGACCAGCGCGACCGCTGGGTCAGCGGTCGCGGTCCCCGCGGGGTCATGCAAAAGTGCGTCTTCGATCCGGCCCGCCAGGACGGCCAGATGGGCGAAGATCTGGTCGGGACGACCGCCTGCGAGCAGGCCTGTCCGCCGGGCGCGATCCAGTTCGGGGACATGAACGACCCCGAGAGCGATCCCCAGCAGTATATCGAGGACATCCCACTCGCTCGGGCGCGGAATCAGGCGACCGACGACAACGAGGAGGTCCAAGAGGCGATCGCGATCCTCGAGGGGGAACAGGAGCCGGCCGACGAAGAGGGCGGCGACGGCATGACCGAGGAGGAAGCATCGCAGCTCCTGCGGGCCGAGTTCGGCGACACCGACTCGTCGTACAGGCTCCTCGAGGAGTACGACACGCATCCGAACGTCCTCTATATCGGGAACGAGCCGGGATCGGAGGCCGAGCAGGTTCCCGGTCCGGTCTCCTACGAGGAGGTCGGGATGGTCGACAACCGCCACGACGTCCTCGAGGAGGAGACGGTCGACGGCGGCCTCGAACTGTAG
- the ppc gene encoding phosphoenolpyruvate carboxylase: protein MQLHNRDVRQDVRELGALLGDVIEEQTSRKSFETVESCRRAAIDYRSGDLESRQPLISELENLSPHQQRIVARAFTSYFELINLAEERERVRTIRTESQEGTLEDSLETVAEQLGEDDVETVEQVLDDVLIEPTFTAHPTEARRKTVKSKLRAISTYLETLDERLLTDKEKSQVWRDVDAEVTSLWQTPQVRNRQPEPEDEARNVQWYLENTLFDVVGEVYDELADAIDEEVDGDLEIPKLFEFRSWAGSDRDGNPYVTPEVTANTLERQRSVILEQYRRQLKRLSGVLSQDGSRIETDSAFEASLERDRERLPGSARTAKERYPDEPYRQKLKLMRERLDRVGDVRPGGYDDADELLEDLEIIAETLRDNGAESVVDAHVDPIRRRVATFGFSLASLDLRDHQQKHTDAIAEALESEGIDYHAMSEEERAEWLTDAVLQDEPVIDLSDTEDLSDDSSRVLELFDSLAEWQTEYGVEAIDTYCISMTEEPSHVLEVLFLADQAGVVSLPEHCGIDIVPLLETEYALSGARRIMGTLFENEAYSQALEARGQTQEIMLGYSDSNKENGFLAANWSLYKNQRRLGEICDDFDVTMRLFHGRGGSISRGGGPMNEALLALPNSTVTGQVKFTEQGEAIAEKYANPRIAERNIEQMLNAQLRARHNAIHQPEEDVPEEWIDAMETMADAARQEYRDLLESDGFVQYFEQATPITVIEDLNLGSRPASRSGERTVEDLRAIPWVFSWTQSRCILPGWYAIATGVDAYLENGGDVETLQEMYDEWPFFQTTLDNAALSLSRTELEIAEQYADLADEELREQFFPRLTDEYERATELVKTIGQRDQLHTRDWLGENLERRNPYVDPLNLLQTYLLDQTHRTDVEERTLRLTVKGIAAGMKNTG, encoded by the coding sequence ATGCAACTTCATAACAGAGACGTTCGGCAGGACGTCCGCGAGCTCGGCGCGCTGCTCGGGGACGTCATCGAGGAACAGACGTCGCGAAAATCGTTCGAGACGGTCGAATCGTGTCGACGCGCCGCGATCGACTACCGCTCGGGCGATCTCGAGTCACGACAGCCGCTCATCTCCGAACTCGAGAACCTCTCGCCCCATCAACAGCGGATCGTCGCGCGGGCGTTTACGAGCTACTTCGAACTGATCAACCTCGCGGAGGAACGCGAGCGCGTCCGGACGATTCGAACCGAATCCCAGGAGGGCACGCTCGAGGACAGCCTCGAGACGGTGGCCGAACAGCTCGGCGAGGACGACGTCGAGACCGTCGAGCAGGTCCTCGACGACGTCCTGATCGAGCCGACGTTTACGGCCCACCCGACCGAGGCCCGGCGCAAGACCGTCAAATCGAAGCTTCGCGCTATCTCCACCTATCTCGAGACGCTCGACGAGCGCCTCCTGACCGACAAGGAGAAGTCCCAGGTCTGGCGGGACGTCGACGCCGAGGTGACGAGCCTCTGGCAGACGCCCCAGGTTCGCAACCGCCAGCCCGAGCCGGAAGACGAGGCGCGCAACGTCCAGTGGTACCTCGAGAACACGCTGTTCGACGTCGTCGGCGAGGTCTACGACGAACTGGCCGACGCCATCGACGAGGAGGTCGACGGCGACCTCGAGATTCCGAAGCTGTTCGAGTTCCGCTCGTGGGCCGGCAGCGACCGCGACGGCAACCCCTACGTCACGCCCGAGGTGACGGCAAATACCTTGGAGCGCCAGCGCTCGGTCATCCTCGAGCAGTACCGGCGCCAGCTCAAGCGCCTCTCGGGCGTACTGAGCCAGGACGGCAGCCGGATCGAAACGGACTCAGCGTTCGAGGCGTCCCTCGAGCGCGACCGCGAGCGGCTGCCCGGCAGCGCTCGCACCGCCAAGGAGCGCTACCCGGACGAGCCCTACCGCCAGAAGCTCAAGCTCATGCGCGAACGGCTCGACCGCGTCGGCGACGTCCGACCCGGCGGCTACGACGACGCCGACGAACTCCTCGAGGACTTGGAGATCATCGCCGAAACGCTTCGCGATAACGGCGCCGAGAGCGTCGTCGACGCCCACGTCGATCCGATCCGGCGTCGCGTCGCCACCTTCGGCTTCTCGCTTGCTAGCCTCGACCTGCGCGACCACCAGCAGAAACACACCGACGCCATCGCCGAGGCCCTCGAGAGCGAGGGGATCGACTACCACGCGATGTCCGAGGAGGAGCGCGCCGAGTGGCTCACCGACGCGGTCCTGCAGGACGAGCCCGTGATCGACCTCTCGGACACCGAGGACCTCTCGGACGACTCGTCCCGCGTACTCGAACTGTTCGACAGCCTCGCCGAGTGGCAGACCGAGTACGGCGTCGAGGCGATCGACACCTACTGCATCTCGATGACCGAGGAGCCCAGCCACGTCCTCGAGGTCCTGTTCCTCGCGGATCAGGCCGGCGTCGTCTCCCTGCCCGAGCACTGCGGGATCGACATCGTCCCGCTGCTCGAGACGGAGTACGCCCTCTCGGGCGCCCGCCGGATCATGGGCACGCTGTTCGAGAACGAGGCCTACTCGCAGGCCCTCGAGGCCCGCGGCCAGACCCAGGAGATCATGCTGGGCTACTCCGACTCGAACAAGGAGAACGGCTTCCTCGCGGCGAACTGGTCGCTGTACAAGAACCAGCGCCGCCTGGGCGAGATCTGCGACGACTTCGACGTGACGATGCGGCTGTTCCACGGCCGCGGCGGCTCCATCTCCCGCGGTGGCGGGCCGATGAACGAGGCGCTGCTGGCCCTGCCCAACAGCACCGTGACGGGGCAGGTCAAGTTCACCGAGCAGGGCGAGGCGATCGCCGAGAAGTACGCCAACCCCCGCATCGCCGAGCGAAACATCGAACAGATGCTGAACGCGCAACTGCGCGCCCGCCACAACGCCATCCACCAGCCCGAGGAGGACGTCCCCGAGGAGTGGATCGACGCGATGGAGACGATGGCCGACGCGGCTCGGCAGGAGTACCGCGACCTCTTAGAGAGCGACGGCTTCGTCCAGTACTTCGAGCAGGCGACGCCGATCACCGTCATCGAGGACCTCAACCTGGGCTCGCGACCGGCCTCGCGGTCGGGTGAGCGCACCGTCGAGGACCTGCGGGCGATCCCGTGGGTGTTCTCCTGGACCCAGTCCCGGTGTATCCTGCCGGGCTGGTACGCCATCGCGACCGGCGTCGACGCCTACCTCGAGAACGGCGGCGACGTCGAGACGCTCCAGGAGATGTACGACGAGTGGCCGTTCTTCCAGACGACGCTGGACAACGCCGCGCTGTCGCTGTCGCGGACGGAACTCGAGATCGCCGAGCAGTACGCCGATCTGGCCGACGAGGAACTGCGCGAACAGTTCTTCCCGCGGCTCACCGACGAGTACGAGCGCGCGACCGAACTGGTCAAGACGATCGGCCAGCGCGACCAACTGCACACTCGCGACTGGCTCGGCGAGAACTTGGAGCGCCGGAACCCGTACGTCGACCCGCTGAATCTGCTTCAGACGTACCTGCTGGATCAGACTCACCGGACCGACGTCGAGGAACGGACGCTCCGACTCACGGTGAAGGGAATCGCTGCCGGCATGAAGAACACCGGATAA
- a CDS encoding zinc ribbon domain-containing protein, whose product MIDLASIPLAYRLLIAGGVMIGPTLLFLGLCRFLEWLRDDALLERVAEREEYADGLEPTFSDVLPGEAGPSAFGDGSVIRCSHCGAPTLADASACLECGRSPS is encoded by the coding sequence ATGATCGACCTCGCGTCGATCCCGCTCGCCTATCGACTCCTCATCGCCGGGGGCGTGATGATCGGCCCGACGCTGCTGTTTCTCGGGCTCTGTCGCTTCCTCGAGTGGCTGCGCGACGACGCCCTGCTCGAGCGGGTCGCCGAGCGCGAGGAGTACGCGGACGGACTCGAGCCGACGTTCAGCGACGTGCTTCCGGGCGAGGCGGGGCCGTCCGCGTTCGGGGACGGATCCGTAATCCGCTGTTCGCACTGCGGCGCGCCGACGCTCGCGGACGCGTCGGCGTGTCTCGAGTGTGGCCGATCGCCGTCGTGA
- a CDS encoding (R)-citramalate synthase, which yields MPVNHSTEQTIPSDRTVRLLDTTLRDGEQAPGVSLSPDEKVEIARALERAGVAVIEAGSACTGAGERQAISRVTDLDLDARVTSFCRGLEHDIDLALDCDVDGVHIVVPASDRHVEEKVGTSREDNLAATAELVEYATDHDLWVEVIGEDGSRADLDYLEELMATALDAGADRACFADTVGHTGPERTAEAVSRLAELGPVSAHTHDDLGLGVTNAIAAVASGADLVHCTVNGLGERAGNVALEEVAIALSHVYDVETLELEELYDLAQIVSRATGVQLPPNKAVIGENAFTHESGIHTDGTLKDDKMYEPYAPETVGRERRLALGKHTGRAGVKATLDEHDVEATGDEIAEIATRVTELGDRGRRVTDADLLAIAEDVTGDDRERVVELLDLNATSGGSVPTASIRLEVDGEERVASGTGSGPVDAAVSAVREALGSMADAELESYHVDAVTGGTDAVVTVEVTMARNDRSVTVARSEADITRASVEAMVDALDRLLATDREPLAPADD from the coding sequence TTGCCTGTCAATCACTCCACCGAACAGACGATTCCATCGGATCGTACAGTCCGCCTTCTCGATACGACGCTTCGTGACGGCGAACAAGCGCCGGGCGTCTCGCTGTCGCCCGACGAAAAAGTAGAGATCGCCCGAGCGTTAGAGCGCGCGGGCGTCGCCGTCATCGAAGCGGGCAGCGCCTGTACCGGCGCGGGTGAGCGGCAGGCGATCTCGCGGGTCACCGATCTGGACCTCGACGCGCGAGTGACGAGCTTCTGTCGCGGCCTCGAGCACGACATCGACCTCGCGCTCGACTGTGACGTCGACGGGGTTCACATCGTCGTTCCCGCCAGCGACCGCCACGTCGAGGAGAAGGTCGGCACCTCCCGCGAGGACAACCTCGCGGCGACCGCCGAACTCGTCGAGTACGCCACCGACCACGACCTCTGGGTCGAGGTTATCGGCGAGGACGGCTCCCGGGCCGACCTCGATTACCTCGAGGAGCTCATGGCGACTGCCCTCGACGCGGGCGCAGACCGGGCCTGCTTCGCCGACACCGTCGGCCACACGGGGCCCGAGCGCACCGCCGAGGCGGTCTCCCGACTTGCCGAGTTAGGGCCTGTCAGCGCTCACACTCACGACGACCTCGGGCTGGGCGTCACCAACGCCATCGCGGCCGTGGCTTCGGGCGCCGACCTCGTGCACTGCACGGTCAACGGACTCGGCGAACGCGCCGGGAACGTGGCGCTCGAGGAGGTCGCGATCGCCCTCTCGCACGTCTACGACGTCGAAACGCTGGAACTCGAGGAGCTGTACGACCTCGCACAGATCGTCTCGCGGGCGACTGGCGTCCAACTGCCGCCGAACAAGGCCGTCATCGGGGAGAACGCCTTCACCCACGAGAGCGGCATCCACACGGACGGCACGCTGAAAGACGACAAGATGTACGAACCCTACGCGCCCGAGACGGTCGGCCGCGAGCGCCGGCTCGCGCTCGGCAAACACACCGGCCGCGCGGGCGTGAAGGCGACGCTCGACGAACACGACGTCGAGGCGACGGGCGACGAGATCGCCGAGATCGCAACCCGCGTGACCGAACTCGGCGATCGCGGTCGCCGCGTCACCGACGCCGACCTGCTGGCGATCGCCGAAGACGTCACCGGGGACGACCGCGAGCGCGTCGTCGAACTTCTCGATTTAAACGCCACGAGCGGGGGCTCCGTCCCCACCGCGAGCATCCGCCTCGAGGTCGACGGCGAGGAACGCGTCGCCAGCGGCACCGGCTCAGGGCCCGTCGACGCCGCCGTTTCCGCCGTTCGGGAGGCGCTGGGGTCGATGGCCGACGCCGAACTCGAGTCCTACCACGTCGACGCCGTCACGGGCGGTACCGACGCCGTCGTCACCGTCGAAGTGACGATGGCGCGCAACGACCGCTCGGTGACCGTCGCCCGCAGCGAGGCCGACATCACGCGCGCGAGCGTCGAGGCGATGGTCGACGCGCTCGACCGGCTGCTCGCGACGGATCGGGAGCCGCTCGCGCCGGCCGACGACTGA
- a CDS encoding AAA family ATPase — translation MDVTQASGECETVLETVGDAVICDRSFLEEILVGVVARGHVLLEDVPGTGKTLTARSVADALGLTFSRIQFTPDLLPADVTGTHVFNERERQFEFNEGPIFANIVLADEINRAPPKTQAALLEAMEEGQVTVDGETRQLPDPFFVIATQNPVEQEGTFPLPEAQVDRFLVKTSMGYPDEEGEVELLRRRAGRETGSPSVERVLEPERVAQLRQVPESVRVDEDLLEYVANIARETRTDGRVDVGVSPRGTQRLFEAARAYATVVGREYVTPDDIKRVAEPVLAHRLVLTPDATVNDVQKSQVIDAVLESVPVPTLESN, via the coding sequence ATGGACGTCACTCAGGCCAGCGGCGAATGCGAGACCGTCCTCGAGACAGTCGGCGACGCGGTCATCTGCGACCGCTCGTTCCTCGAGGAGATCCTCGTCGGCGTCGTCGCTCGGGGCCACGTGCTGCTCGAGGACGTGCCCGGGACCGGCAAGACGCTGACGGCTCGCAGCGTCGCGGACGCGCTCGGCCTCACCTTCTCCCGAATCCAGTTCACGCCCGACCTCCTGCCCGCGGACGTGACCGGCACGCACGTGTTCAACGAGCGCGAGCGCCAGTTCGAGTTCAACGAGGGCCCCATCTTCGCTAACATCGTCCTCGCGGACGAGATCAACCGCGCGCCGCCCAAAACCCAGGCCGCCCTGCTCGAGGCCATGGAGGAGGGCCAGGTCACCGTCGACGGCGAGACGCGCCAGTTGCCGGACCCGTTCTTCGTCATCGCGACGCAGAACCCGGTCGAACAGGAGGGAACCTTCCCGCTGCCCGAAGCGCAGGTGGACCGCTTCCTCGTCAAGACCTCGATGGGTTACCCCGACGAAGAAGGCGAAGTCGAACTCCTCCGCCGACGCGCGGGCCGCGAGACCGGGAGTCCGTCCGTCGAACGCGTCCTCGAGCCCGAGCGAGTCGCACAGCTCCGACAGGTGCCCGAATCGGTACGCGTCGACGAAGATCTCCTCGAGTACGTCGCGAACATCGCCCGCGAAACGCGGACCGACGGCCGGGTCGACGTCGGCGTCTCGCCGCGCGGCACCCAGCGGCTGTTCGAAGCGGCTCGGGCCTACGCGACGGTCGTCGGCCGGGAGTACGTCACGCCCGACGACATCAAGCGCGTCGCCGAGCCCGTACTCGCGCACCGGCTGGTGTTGACGCCCGACGCGACGGTCAACGACGTGCAGAAATCGCAGGTGATCGACGCCGTCCTCGAGTCGGTGCCGGTGCCGACGCTCGAGTCTAACTGA